A segment of the Bufo bufo chromosome 5, aBufBuf1.1, whole genome shotgun sequence genome:
gaagtcaggtggatacacagctgatagtcctactgaatagactgttagaatttgtattatggcaagaaaaaaagcagctaagtaaagaaaaacgagtggccatcattactttaagaaaagaaggtcagtcagtcagccgaaaaatttggaaaactttgaaagtaagggctatttgaccatgaaggagagtgatggggtgctgtgccagatgacctggcctccacagtcaccggacctgagcccaatcgagatggtttggggtgagctggaccgcagagtgaaggcaaaaagggccgacaagtgctaagcatctctggaaactccttcaagactgttggaagaccatttcaggggactacctcttgaagctcatcaagagaatgccaagagtgtcgaaagcagtaatcaaagcaaaaggtggctactttgaagaacctagaatatgacatattctcagttgtttcacacttgtttgttatgtatataattccacatgtgttaattcatagttttgatgccttcatagtcatgaaaataaagaaaactctttgaatgagaaggtgtgtccaaacttttggtctgtactgtatatatcaggcccaatatatatacagtacagaccaaaagtttggacacaccttctcattcaaagagttttctttattttcatgactatgaaaattgtagattcacactgaaggcatcaaaactatgaattaacacatgtggaattatatacataacaaacaagtgtgaagccactgaaaatatgtcatattctaggttcttcaaagtagccacttttgctttgattactgctttgcacactcttggcattctcttgatgagcttcaagtggtAGTCGGACTGGATTAATGGGACAAGTCACTATTCGGATTTGTCCTTGGAAAAGGGGTTCTGTGCTCCCTGGTCCTTGGTGGCGCTGCTTCATGCTAGGCTGACGTGCATTCCTGATTGTATTAAACAATCCATACTTATAAAGAACACTATAGCAACCTGGAGAATATTACGGAAACAATATTGGTTGTCTTATAGAATATCTAAACATCTCCCGCTATGGAATAACCCAGAGTTCATACATAGTCACACTAATAGCCTATTTGCAGAGTGGAAATCTAAAGGGTTATTCAGGTTAAGCACTTGTTGAATGACCTGGAGCCCAGATGGCTTCAAGAGAAAGAATTAATAGACAAATTCTCTCTGCGCCCTTTTCAGACAATTCAGTTTGCTCAGATCAAAGCAGCTCTTATTTCACACCTAATAGTGGTACACAAGGAAATGAATTAAAACATACTAGATACAATTCTGCCACCAAtcattttaatactggagagggagggagggggggccgcactggccaccaatgcttttaatactagggagggagggagggggggggccgcactggccaccaattcttttaatactggggagagagggggggtctggccccttctgcctggcagcacccgatctcttacagggggctgagatccgcacaattaacccctcaggtgcggcacctgaggggttaattgtgcggatcacagccccctgtaagagatcgggtgctgccaggcagcagggggcagtcatgtacacagttcttagtatattctaacttgaagtgtccccatcactatgggaacgcctctgtgttagaatatactgtccgatctgagtaaattattttttatatttttttaacccctccagcactattgtactatgcattctgtattcagaatgctattattttcccttataaccattttataagggaaaataataatgatcgggtctccatcccgatcatctcctagcaaccgtgcgtgaaaatcgcactgcatctgcacttgcttgcggatgcttgcgattttcacgcagctccattcatttctatggggcctgcgttatgtggaaaacgcacaaagaggagcatgctgcgattttcacgcaacgcacaagtgatgcgtgaaaatcaccgctcgtgtgcacagccccatagaaatgaacgggtccggattcagtgcgggtgcaatgcgttcacctcacgtattgcacccgcgtggaaatctcgcccgtgtgaactcagccttaatgtAATGTCCACATATAAATATTGGAATGGCTAAGGTtcagagtgtatatactgtacagtgtatctactgtatttatatatatatattgctggcaATCATGGATCTTGTGTAGTGGTTATCTGCTCACTACAGTACTATTATATGGTAGTAATAAAATGTGCaattgtatttttctatttttttgttatctttttcagttttttttaaataaggatACAGGGATTTTAGTGATTTTATGCAcagtaaattatttaaaaaataaatagattaatattttatatacagAGCCGACCATCGatcctatatataaatatatgcaaaAGGCTAGGCACAGTACTTTCTTATTTAATCTGTTTTGTCCATAGCGATAGTGCCAACATTACAATAAAAGATGGACACTTTACTTTCAGTGAGTCCGCGATCTCGAGATAACACCTGGTGCTATCAAAATCCAATCCACTTGTACCGTCACAGATCTAAAGACACACTGTACACTAattgagcggtgtatacagatcaggattaGCAGAGCTCAAGAGACCTGGCATTCTATTCATGAACCAGGAGGTGCAGGATGAACAGTGATACAGGTTGAACTTATTGTACTAAAAACCGTCATGCTCTGGTGGCAAGGACATGAGGGGGAGTTCTAGTACTCCTTATTACCTTCTACCTTACTACAGTATTTAAATAAATAGTCATCCATACTGGGTACAGATTATGTCACTGAGCTCTCCGTTTATGTAtatagagaaaaacaaataataataatatatattatatcttCTTATTAACGAAGATAGAAAATatggcgctatattctctatcttagttaattctagcaagcaatttttatttattatttgtttttctctgtATACATCAATATATATTTAGCATATCCAAAGCTACAGGTTGTCTGTTATCACTATGAGGGAGTGGTCTATTGTGGTGGAACTACAAGTGCCAGCATACATCATTAATAAAAGTGCAGCGCTCCAGTGTGACTTGTACTTGAAGGGCAGGCACTTCATCATTTCTGAGGCTGCGGGGTTAGAatacatactatatacactcagaAAGATACCATGGATAAATATAATGAGAAGAATAAAACAGAgtttcccctcccccctctatttcTGGTTTGGTGTTACACATTTGGTCtgttaccctccccccccctcccccagctaaAGAAAGTACTATATGcactacgttttttttttctttgagaaCAATAGATGATAATTGTGGGGGttgggattaggcctcatgcacacgacagtattttttagcggtccgcaaaacggggttccgttgttccgtgatccgttcccgtttttgtttccgtgtgtcttccttgattttcggAGGattaccagacatgaaggaaagtgaaagaaaatctaagtcaagtttgccgtgCAAAtggtaggaaaaaaacggacgcagatgacaatcttgtgtgcctccgtgttttttcacggacccattgacttgaatgggtccgacaaccgttgtccgtgaaaaaaataggacaggtgatatttttttgacggactggaaacactgatcactgacgcggatgacaaacggtgcattatccaagttttcaacggacccattgaaagtcaatgggtccgcagaaaatcacggaaaacagaacggacacagaacacaacaacggtcgtgtgcatgaggccttagtcaccgCAGTTGTGAGTCCAATGGTTTGAAGCGCTCTTCTTTCTTTTTGTTAGCAGCTGTAGCTGCGCTCATGCTAAGCACCGTCACAGGACCAACTACTGTACAATGGACGAACTGTACGTTCATATATTTATGCATCACAATTATGATTCAGTACATCTagaatattagactatatatttgcatatgcagctctataatatatctgtatacaccgctccatcatGTCTTTACATCTGTGATACAAGTGGATTAGATTTGGATAACACCTGGTGATACATTGTACCGGATTTTTTGCggtctactgcatacagatatataatggagcggtgtatacagatatataatggagcggtgcatacagatatgtaatggagcggtgtatacagatatataatggagcggtgtatacagatatgtaatggagcggtgtatacagatatgtaatggagcggtgtatacagatatgtaatggagcggtgtatacagatatataatggagcggtgtatacagatatgtaatggagcggtgtatacagatatgtaatggagcggtgtatacagatatgtaatggagcggtgtatacagatatgtaatggagcggtgtatacagatatgtaatggagcggtgtatacagatatataatggagcagtgtatacagatatataatggagcggtgtatacagatatgtaatggagcggtgtatacagatatataatggagcggtgtatacagatatgtaatggagcggtgtatacagatctataatggagcggtgtatacagatctataatggagcggtgtatacagatatataatggagcggtgtatacagatatataatggagcggtgtatacagatatataatggagcggtgtatacagatatgtaatggagcggtgtatacagatatataatggagcggtgtatacagatatgtaatggagcggtgtatacagatatgtaatggagcggtgtatacagatatataatggagcggtgtatacagatatgtaatggagcggtgtatacagatatataatggagcggtgtatacagatatgtaatggagcggtgtatacagatctataatggagcggtgtatacagatatataatggagcggtgtgtacagatatataatggagcggtgtatacagatatataatggagcggtgtatacagatatataatggagcggtgtatacagatatataatggagcggtgtatacagatatgtaatggagcggtgtatacagatctataatggagcggtgtatacagatatataatagagcggtgtatacagatatataatggagcggtgtatacagatatataatggagcggtgtatacagatatataatggagcggtgtatacagatatgtaatggagcggtgtatacagatatataatggagcggtgtatacagatatataatggagcggtgtacagtatacagatatataatggagcggtgtacagtatacagatatataatgaagtgttgtatacagatatataatggagcggtgtatacagatatataatggagcggtgtgtacagatatgtaatggagcggtgtatacagatatataatggagcggtgtatacagatatataatggagcggtgtatacagatatgtaatggagcggtgtatacagatatataatggagcggtgtgtacagatatgtaatggagcggtgtatacagatatataatggagcggtgtatacagatatataatggagcggtgtatacagatatgtaatggagcggtgtatacagatatgtaatggagcgttgtatacagatatataatggagcggtgtatacagatatataatggagcggtgtatacagatatgtaatggagcggtgtatacagatatataatggagcggtgtatacagatatataatggagcggtgtatacagatatataatggagcggtgtatacagatatataatggagcggtgtatacagatatataatggagcggtgtatacagatatataatggagcggtgtatacagatatataatggagcggtgtatacagatatataatggagcggtgtatacagatatataatggagcggtgtatacagatatgtaatggagcggtgtatacagatatataatggagcggtgtatacagatatgtaatggagcggtgtatacagatatataatggagcggtgtatacagatatgtaatggagcggtgtatacagatatataatggagcagtgtacagtatacagatatataatggagcggtgtatacagatatataatggagcggtgtatacagatatataatggagcggtgtatacagatatataatggagcagtgtatacagatatataatggagcagtgtacatatatataatatagtggaTACAGagtatttattagctatgttcctatagtggctgaatgttaatacagtatcgaaaaacaacatgtacagtatggatacatttgtacttagcaaagccttttgattagggcactttcacactagcgtttttcttttccggcgctgagttccgtcctaggggctcaaatccggaaaagaactgatcagttttatcccctgcattctgaatggagagcgatccgttcaggatgcatcaggacgtcttcaattCAGTCTGTttcactgatcaggcttttcagaaaaccgtagcatgcagtatttttacctccggccaaaaatcctgaacactttgactgaacgcctgaTCAggcttttttcccattgacttgcattaacgcctgaTCCGGCgtcgtgtgttcagtcaaaccggatccggtttttgcatgttaaacccgaaaaatgtgaaaaaaaagttaaagtccataaatggcggatccgtttttttcaatgcattttttcattgtgatcaaaatcctgatcaggattcaaatgtaatccgttttcacacgtttttccggatccggcgggcagttcacgggtcggaattgaacgccggatttaaacaatgctagtgtgaaagtagccttatttcctCCTTgccggcagccccccccccccccccttctgccagGACAATTCCCACACCTATTCTTGCTATTCTTAATGTTGGATCTTTCTTCACGATTGTGCAATGGAAACCtaatatgaattatgatgttaacactgacaccattaaacaaataatattgttacatgaaaaccaaaaataaataaataaataaaactccatATTATAGCCTAAACTGTGCCTTTTTAGACTGGGTTAATGCGGTAATAGCAATCACTATTGTGCCGTaataatctatctcatatctatctttctacataTCAATCCTTCTACCTAATTAATGCAGTATCATCGCAGGATCATAGTGGCAGTAGTATAGTAATAAATCAATACAGCTGCAGCGCTGAGTACGTTTTAAAATACACCAAAcaggcaaaaatagaccaatatatacagcgttgctgctatattgattattataaatatatttatataaatttacatatagaaTAATTAgtataatattgtataattattttctCCATGATCCATATGTGGTATGGTGATttagatatagtgtattgtacagtataatggacatatagagatatagatagataatcatctaataattatacaatattacactaattatactatatgtaaatgtatatataatataaatatataaaatatatataaatatatttatatataataaatcaatatagcagcaacgctgtatatattggtctatttttgcctgtaaacttttggtgtattttaaaacttacccagcgctgcagctgtattgatttatttttggttttcatgtaacaatattatttgtttaatggtgtcagtgttaacatcataattcatattaggtttccattgcacaattgtggagaaagagatccaacattaagaatagcattatacacttaaaggataaaaaaaacagatgaatgCAATAATATAGATTGTGTATCTGACATACTTGAAGAAAACTATTTTATTACTTGAAATTGGGACATTCTCTAATAACTTTCTTATTCCCTAAACACTGAAGGTATTTAGATGCAAATTGCGATTCATATGCTAATGCCgcccttcattatcacatgtGAACAAGTGAGGGAGTCTGTTTAACACtatatggtgttactttacaccctcAGTATGGCTGCAATAGGATCTAATACAGACAAGCAGTGGAGCCAACACACAAAAACCCTATACAACCCCATACATGTCTTGGGATCGCGGACTCACTGAAAGTAAAGTGTCCATCTTTTATTGTAATGTTGGCACTATCGCTATGGACAAAACAGATTAAATAAGATAGCTATTGtcctgattttagttaataaacacATACTCCACCAGAAGCGCAGTGAAAggcaccagcagtgaaagggtcCCCAGCAGGAAAATAACCTGCACTTTACCTGCACTACTGACTGTAGTTCCATGCACCACctggtgttcacaaaccaacattgcaccctgaattttctcaatggctatttacgcgattcgggtttgctaaatgaattggaaatcgctttgcgctgccgcgattctgaagggagcgctagcgatgctatatctgtatatactgcAAATATGGTTACAAAAAGAAATGCCAACAATACATAAAgagcaattaaaaaaaactatttcttaTGGAACGCTTAGACATAATGAAATCCAAGGATAGACATACACACAAACTCTTTCAAAAGTGGAAATGCTTTATTATCACATATATgtctgacacagaaatacaaaacATAATGCAACCTTTTTCTCTAACAGAATGGTATTTGATTGAGCAGATGAAGGGGACATTGGGTAGATTGTTACTACAGCACATGAGCCTGAGACCTGCACAAAATACCTACTAAATAAGGTATCACTGGTTAACACAGGGACGGCTCAAGATAGAGTCAATCGGTAGAAGGAGAAAGTGATATAAGTTTACATCTGAATAAAAATATTGCTTTGAATGATGCTCAATTGATGTGCTGAGGGGTACCCTAGATTTATATCATACAGTTTGAAGATTTACGGATTTGTTTGGTACCGCAAATCATAATtatatttacatattataaaaaaaaaatgtttgggtctgCGTACCCAGCTgttatttaataataataataattaaaactaCAAAAAAGCACTGCTGATGAGGAGGATCCAGGCGAGCACGCGTGCCGTGAAGCTTCCTTTTTGTTAATGGGAGGCTACATGTTCCCATAACTTATTGGTATAGTCACATACCATAACATATAGCAATGAAGTCATAAAAATATGTAGGGAAAAAAGAAATCTGATGGGAGCAGAGAGGCATATACTGAATGATAACATGGATGGACAGATCAACAGCACACGTCAATCACAGGAACGAGATAGTAAGAGTAGAAGAACAGGTCTGAATGGTGACGGTGATGGACCTGCTGTATGGTGCCATCAGATGACAGGAGTCATCACATGTGTGGAGCGGTGGTGAAAGCTATATCCAAACTATTGTTGAAGTCGCTTTTAATTGAAgcgtttaagatacactctgcggCTACAAATCAAGGTTCCCGAGGAATTTATATCCACGCGTGGAGAGACTAGACACCGACACAAAGAGGGTCAAGGCAATCTCTTTCTTTATTACAATGAGTTAAGCTGTATATACATCATCTTCAGGCTCATGCCATTATTTCATTAGCTAAGAAGATAAGATAACACTTGGCTTCTGCGCAGTGTGCACTGTCTTACAAACCTTGGTATGTGAACTAATGTGAACATCTGGGTGTCAGCCGCCATCTTGTAATGGCCTCTTACTAATatcaatactgcatatgtcatatgtgacacttcaaggaggtgcttTTTTATAGGCAGTGAgtatacatgtatattatataactaagtcATTGGCTCATGCTTTCTTCTACAGTCTATACATATGTGAGACCAGGGGGCCTTCGATGCTCGccgcatcacccccccccccctcttctctctCCAGAGTTGTATACACATACAGCTTGGCTAGCAAAGGGGGAAGCACTTAAGATAAGAAAGAAGCAGCTTAAAGTaaatacataagaaaatcatCTAGGTTTACAAAAATTATATTCACATCTCTATCACTATCATGAGGATACATCTGTGTAACGAAAATGAGAGGGGGGCTCCACACATCGTATGTTATCATAGCAGGGAAACTAAGGGCTGTTGTTGTCGGGTAATCAAACACCAGTGTGCAAATGGCTTATTAATATAGGTAAGAACAGAAAATACTCCATTATCATGTAAGCAATCTCTCTAATGGTTTGTTTATGGTAGCTATGGTAAAGGCCTTGAACTACAATCCATTCTCTGTTATATCTTTTATTCACTATACATCATATGGCTATTGTTATATTTGGTTTTATGAAGTTATCTATGGTTCTAATTGATATGCTCTTCAAGCTGTAACACCTCGCTCGCTCCCAGTAAATGactgctcagatgctgtggttgcaGTTGGCTAAAGCATCTGATGGAATGTCAGCGATCAGAGCTATCTCCAATCATGGACGCTGCTGTGTGAAACCGCACGCATGCTTCGCCTATGGCACTTACTTAATTCTTGAGTGGGCACCATCTTTATATTCCCAacatccgccatacatgtatggaggatgttgggaaggggttagaacttcttctcccctgtatgaattCTCTGATATTGAACAAGGGCTTATTTCTGAATAAAAcagtttccacattctgaacataaacatGGCTGCACCCCTGTGTGACTTCCCTAATGATTCTCAAATTTACATTCTTTAGTAAAACACGTTCTGGGCATTAATATCACTTCTCCTCTGTGTGAGATTTCAGATGATTAACAAGATTTGCTTTCCGAGCAtaccattttccacattctgggcAGGAAAATGACCTCTCCTCTGTGTGAATTTTTGAATGCGCGGCAAGATGATTTTTCCTagcaaaacattttccacattctggacatgaaaatgatttctcccctgtgtgaattctctgatggttaTGAAGAATTGATTTATTAGCAAAAcgtttaccacattctgaacatgaatatggcttcaccCCTGTGTGATGTCTTTGGTGGATATCAAGATGTGATTTTAgaataaaacatttgccacattctgaacatgaatacggtttctcccctgtgtgatataATTGATGGATATCAAGACTTGAGTTCCGagaaaaacatttgccacattctgaacatgaatatggcttctcccctgtgtgatgtcTTTGATGGATATCAAGATTGCATTt
Coding sequences within it:
- the LOC121000868 gene encoding gastrula zinc finger protein XlCGF71.1-like, whose protein sequence is MQNANHRSGAGSQRAQKGKKSYSCSECGKCFARKSHLDIHQRHHTGKKQYSCSECGKCFTEKKKLARHQKIHTGKKQFSCSECGKCFSEKSNLGRHQIVHTGEKPYSCSECGKCFTHKCNLDIHQRHHTGEKPYSCSECGKCFSRNSSLDIHQLYHTGEKPYSCSECGKCFILKSHLDIHQRHHTGVKPYSCSECGKRFANKSILHNHQRIHTGEKSFSCPECGKCFARKNHLAAHSKIHTEERSFSCPECGKWYARKANLVNHLKSHTEEK